From one Salmo salar chromosome ssa09, Ssal_v3.1, whole genome shotgun sequence genomic stretch:
- the id3 gene encoding DNA-binding protein inhibitor ID-3 has translation MKAISPMRSVRSCYEAVCCISDQSLSITRNKPSMEEPVGALCDMNDCYSKLKELVPSIPQNKSVSQVEILQHVIDYIFDLQIALEDESSATTTPDLVLSLKTADLARNFSQEDGRLCH, from the exons ATGAAAGCCATCAGTCCAATGAGATCTGTCAGAAGCTGCTACGAAGCTGTTTGCTGCATTTCGGATCAGAGTCTCTCCATCACCCGGAATAAGCCATCTATGGAGGAACCCGTGGGCGCGCTGTGCGATATGAATGACTGCTACTCGAAACTCAAGGAGCTGGTACCGAGTATCCCACAGAACAAGTCAGTCAGCCAAGTGGAAATTCTGCAGCACGTTATTGACTACATCTTCGACCTGCAAATCGCGCTAGAAGACGAGTCTTCAGCGACAACCACGCCTGACTTGGTGCTGTCACTAAAG ACTGCAGACCTTGCACGCAATTTCTCTCAAGAAGATGGACGATTGTGCCATTAA